One window of Pseudomonadota bacterium genomic DNA carries:
- a CDS encoding histone deacetylase family protein, with the protein MVTALISHAVCRQHDMGPHHPERPARLTAIEDRLVADRVYDLLRHYEAPEVTRQQLERVHPASYIDEVERLAPLEGTVAIDPDTVMNPYTLAAARRAAGAAVLGVDLVMRGEVANAFCNVRPPGHHAENVVAMGFCFFNNIACAAAHALAEHGLSRVAVVDFDVHHGNGTEDIFRREDRVLFCSSFQHPFYPNTPIAQSNPRVVSVPLPAGTRGMEFREVVADCWLPALNRFEPELLLVSAGFDAHQDDPMADLNLTERDYEWITYELVALAKRHAAGRIVSCLEGGYNLSALAGSASAHIKVLADLA; encoded by the coding sequence ATGGTCACTGCATTGATTTCTCACGCTGTCTGTCGTCAACACGACATGGGGCCCCATCATCCTGAACGGCCGGCGCGTCTGACGGCCATTGAGGATCGGCTCGTAGCCGACCGGGTTTACGATCTGCTGCGTCACTATGAAGCACCGGAGGTGACTCGCCAACAGTTAGAACGGGTTCACCCAGCGAGCTACATCGATGAGGTGGAGCGCTTGGCTCCTCTTGAAGGCACGGTCGCCATCGACCCGGATACGGTCATGAACCCCTACACGCTCGCCGCCGCTCGGCGCGCCGCCGGCGCGGCGGTGTTGGGTGTGGATTTGGTGATGCGCGGAGAAGTGGCCAACGCGTTTTGTAACGTGCGGCCACCCGGTCACCATGCAGAGAATGTGGTGGCCATGGGGTTTTGTTTCTTTAACAATATCGCCTGTGCCGCCGCCCATGCTCTGGCCGAGCACGGTCTTTCCCGCGTGGCGGTTGTGGATTTCGACGTCCATCACGGCAACGGCACCGAAGATATTTTTCGTCGAGAAGATCGGGTGTTGTTCTGCTCGAGTTTCCAGCATCCCTTTTATCCCAACACACCCATTGCTCAAAGTAATCCACGAGTGGTCAGCGTGCCACTTCCAGCCGGTACGCGCGGGATGGAATTTCGTGAAGTGGTGGCCGATTGCTGGTTGCCTGCGCTAAACCGTTTCGAACCCGAATTGCTGCTGGTATCCGCCGGGTTCGATGCCCATCAGGATGATCCGATGGCGGATCTGAATCTCACAGAACGCGATTATGAGTGGATTACCTACGAATTGGTGGCGTTGGCTAAACGTCATGCGGCCGGGCGCATCGTTTCGTGTCTGGAGGGTGGCTACAATCTATCCGCGCTGGCGGGCAGTGCATCCGCCCATATCAAAGTGTTGGCGGATCTCGCGTAG
- a CDS encoding GNAT family N-acetyltransferase: protein MTDTTRYYPEHLTQQFHLKDGQLATLRPIHPEDAEIEQDFVRHLSAQARHYRFMSYLNELPPSMLERFTHVDFTRDMGLIITVGTPPDETEIAMAQYSLRDDRTSCEFAVAVGDDYQGQGLGRRLMETMIRAAREHGLRHMFGLTLHDNESMKQLARELGFRIRIHLDEPRLVEMLLDLHPSNEGEFR, encoded by the coding sequence ATGACTGACACCACCCGGTACTACCCGGAGCATCTAACGCAACAATTTCACCTCAAAGACGGCCAACTGGCCACTCTGCGCCCCATTCATCCGGAAGACGCGGAAATCGAACAAGACTTTGTTCGCCATCTCTCGGCCCAAGCACGGCACTACCGTTTCATGTCTTACCTCAACGAATTGCCGCCCTCGATGCTCGAACGGTTCACCCACGTCGACTTTACCCGCGACATGGGGTTGATCATCACCGTCGGCACGCCGCCCGACGAAACGGAAATCGCCATGGCCCAATATTCACTTCGGGACGACCGCACATCATGCGAGTTCGCCGTTGCCGTGGGAGATGACTATCAGGGGCAAGGCCTGGGCAGAAGGCTAATGGAAACCATGATTCGAGCAGCCCGGGAACACGGCTTAAGGCACATGTTCGGTTTGACCCTGCATGACAACGAGTCGATGAAACAACTCGCCCGCGAACTCGGCTTTCGTATTCGCATTCACCTTGATGAACCACGGCTGGTGGAAATGCTCCTGGACCTGCACCCGAGCAACGAGGGCGAGTTTCGTTAA